Within the Hevea brasiliensis isolate MT/VB/25A 57/8 chromosome 2, ASM3005281v1, whole genome shotgun sequence genome, the region taGAATTCTTTTCTTGGAAGGGATTTGGCTTGGCACGCCTTGGTCTTATTATTAACTCTCGTGAAGCTTAGATTTCAAAAGATTTCAATTGCTatgaacaagaaaaaaaaattttgattttcaCTCTTGGGCTTTAATCACTCCTGCTTTCAGGTTTTTTAAATCTAGGCTTCATTTGTAGTAAAATATATGCaagaaaaagtttcattttatataaattcaatttaatcaatttttttttcttaatttttatatttgaaatgaaaatttttaatttttttaaatttaaaaaaattaatttaaaaaaatatataaataaatatggttGTGTCTTTTTCATGTAAATCattcatttaaaaaaaagataattttttatatgatttctattttttctaaaataaaactttttaaattaaaaaaattatatatatatatatatatatatatatatatatatatatatatatatatatatatatatatatatatatataaactgagGCATACACATAAGCTTATAAATAAATGCTACATATTTAAgtaattaacttaaaaatatgTCTTTTATGAGTCAATTGTCATTATTTTTTGCTGATTTACATTAGCTTAATTGGTAAAAAATGCcacttaataaaaaatattaattaattgataatgTCATGTGGTAAAAAATATTTATCAATTGATATGCAAATAAGAGTATAGAGATAATGATTATTTAAAAATTACTTGGGttaatttatctttttaaattttaaaattcagattaaaGAAAGATATTGAATGTTGATTCTGATTTTTTTTATTCGATAATATGtatatataaactaattaaaatatcaataatctattatttattaaattaaaattttaaaatttaataaaatttattaatactaaaaaataaattcatttcacTTTTGAATGTTGAATATATTGCTTATTAAAATATTCTCTTTTTCACTGCtgattttgataatttaattattctttatataattatatttttaattatttttttatcaaaattttgatatTTGTGTTTGATATTGTTTATcaaatctcatttatttatgtgcataaatatatattgtgtttcaaaaaatatatatttttctaaaaaaatttagAGTTTGATATCGTTTAATGTCTAAGAAGCATAAAGATTATAGCTAATCTCTgttcataatttaaaaataatatattaaacactttatttatttattcacaattaaaaattttataattaatacaattttataatataattataaaaatataagatacaaaaatatatatatatatatatataaatttatattattaaaatgataAACAATACAACCCATGGGATATATATGTGTGAAAGCTAAACACTAAAAAATAATTAACCAACAAGTAACACATGTATTTATGAATGATTGACACTTGGAagcattaaaaaatataaaatgtttataaattataaattttaaaatatttaaaatttcattttaattcaagatttttttttttttttttttttttttttttattggagtGAACGGCTATGGCTGTAACGCAGAAGCCGAAAATGAGAGCACATTCAGGAACAAGGTTGGAAGAAGCTCCGCCTCTAATCCATTAATGAGAAACAGACAATTTAACGTTGTGATTATATAGGCTATAGGCCTCTCTTTCTTCCCAAAAAAATAATAGAACTCGCAGGTCTGGATTTTAATCTTCCAATCTCAATCCAAATCAACCTATAAAGGCACTTGAATTTAGCTGTGAGAAGTTTAGgaccattaaagaaaaattataaaattaaaggcTAATTAAAAGATTATGCTTTAAAAATAAGGAGTATTGGAAAGTACATGTGCAACTCAAAAATTAACACAGTTGGTAAATGACTTTATTTTTCTATTTCAAATGATTTGGGTTTAATTTATGAGATTATCACTCAAgagagaatttcttttttttaatatattggcTAAATATGAAATACGTCTTCAAACTAGATTTAAAAGTGTATATAATTTCAATTGTTATGTGAAGTGATTTGAGCagcatattttaattaataaattaaataaataaatatcccatgatataaaaaattaaagttgCCTTTGTATTTTAagattttgatttgaaatttagatttcaagtatgtaatttaaaattgaaattcataaattcgaaaattttttatttgattaattaaaaaaattttcaaaaaagttTGATTTTAATGAGATGAATTTGAAATAATAAGTTAAAAGTTGTTATTTgaaatctttaatttttaaacttcTAATGAATAGATAAAATTTGAACcaaattcaaatttattttcatttacaattcaaatttaaattcatataattaaatCTCTTAATTCAAAGTagcaaaaaaattttaattccaaTATGCTTTTTTcaacttttaggtcatttggaagtAAATTTTATAGGTCATGGTTAACATATGGACACAGAATATGAGTCAGAGCAGCATTCCAGCTTGACCCTATCTATCATCATAAAAAAATTGTACAAAGTTGTATGGAGGAACATGGAATAATTGATCACAATAAGATGCTAGGCTAGCCAAAAGGTGTTATTAAATTGTATTTATGTTAGTTCCAATTGATTGAAACAGCTAAAAGCACTAACaatattaagaaataaaataggcTTGCAGATTCAAATCATAACTtcccttttaaattttaaatacaaatGAGATAAGGGAAGCTACGAAAAACAAATATGAATAGATATATGGTGGATTGAAACCAACCCTATCTGCTcatattatttcttttttatttttttttaattattgcaaaaaaatgaaaagagaaaTGGCTACATATGCAGGTTCAATCTATTGATAAGATCAATAATGCTTGTGGCTTCAGTCCCTAGTTGGACTGGTCTTTGGTCCAATTTCCAGTGCACAATAGTTTCAATTTTTGTCAGACTGGTACATATTTAGTTTATTCAAGTGCCAATTTGAAGAGAAGACACAAAATCAACAAGCTCTGAGCAATGGTTCACCTTCCAATGCCCTTTTCTTTGGGTTATTTCTGACCAATTTTTTGGGCTTCTGTGATAAAATGAGAACCAACGAAGATTAAAAATTGTTAGATTATAGTGTACAACacataaaacaaaaagaaatgaGCTGATGACCGATGCAagtattaaataaatagtactaaTAATATATAATGTCGCCCCATTAACTCTCTGCATCTTCTTTTCAAGCACTtagttaatataaatattataaattcaaAACCTAGCAGATCCCACCCATATATCATTCtgacatattaaaaaaaaaaaaagcccataCGTCAGATTCCTCCTTCTGTACAGCTTGTTATGActtatgagagagagagagacagaaggGGGTAGGTTTTGATTTTTGAAGAGCTGCAGCAGAGAAGGGCCTCTCTTTTCCTTTGTGCCTCAAACCCAGAACAAAGCAAAGGTAATTTCAATGATTCTCTACTTGGGGTTGTATACTTTAATTGGTTTTTAATGATTTATAGCTCTTCTTTACTTCATATGATGACCAATATTATTGACAGAGATTAACAAAACAACCTCCATACAGTTTCCAGTAAATCTGATTTAAAGATCATCTATTGTCTCAGAGCACAGCTTGAATGCTTCCCATCTCCAAGCATTAATGTGTGGACAAGAAGGAGCTATTCCCTCATATGTTAATAGTCTTTTAGTCAAATCCACCTCCAGAGGCAGAAAAATACAGTTATGGGTCTGACTGAGAGGGCCACACTAAGAGGTGATACAGGTATGCGTCACATGCAGATTCTCCTGCATAAGCATTACTTACTGTTGCATTCATCTGCTTCTGGGCTTTGGCCATAGTCTTTTGTCAGAACCACTCACTTAAATGTGTCTGTCAGCTTCAATGTGAGGAAGGAATCCAATCCAATGGAGAAACAGCCAAGCTTTTCTTAGCCAAAAATGGTTCCTGTGAAGCAAATAATGGAGCGTCTTTGTGACCTTCCAGTCTGTGACATTGTTCAGAGTACATCCACCGAGAGGTACTAAGTTTTCTGGTGGAGAATATTGTGAAGTTTAGCTTTCTAAAGAGAAGTGAGATCTACTGCAGATATCAAGATTTGAGAAGCTTCATTCATGGCCATGGATGAAGAAGCATCACTCTCTAGTCAACTTCCTCAGGAACCTCCAAATGGGCTCACCATCAAGATTTCAACTTCTTGCAGCAAAACTGGTAAAGGCATCTCAACTCTCCTTGCTTCTTCAAATTCAGATTTGCCTTCTCCAAACTTAAAGAACTCGATTGAATCATCCCCATTAAACTCTCCTTCCCTAGTGTCTCCACCATCATCAGCATTTGTTTCAGCCCTGCAATCACCATATATATCACCAAGAGCTATAACCCCAAAACCTACTCCACCAGAGAATCCAACACCGGTCACCTATCCATCACCACAGGTCTCATCATATCGGGGCTCACAATCAGATGACATACCAAGCAGCTCCTACACTCTCCCATCAGACCAATACGAATATTCTGATGACCCAGCTGATGCAAAGCTCAAGTACGTGACCTGTGTTCCAGTACCAGATCCTGCCCCACCACGCATCTCCTTCTCATTTCCTGTCCCTCGCATTTCCTTCAAAGGGTCTGTTTCCCCAGCTTCCAATGCCAAACTCAGGAGCTGTGACGTTTACATTGGCTTCCATGGCCAGAATCCTAATCTTATCCGTTTCTGTAAATGGCTTAAATCTGAGCTAGAGCTCCAGGGAATTGCTTGCTTTGTTGCGGATAGATCCAAATACTCAGATCAAAACCACGAGATTGCAGACAGAGTTATCAGCTCAGTCGCTTATGGAATTGTGGTGGTGACGAACTCCAGCTTCCTTAACCATCTGAGCTTAGAGGAGATTAGATTCTTTGCTCAGAAGAAGAACTTGATTCCAATTTTCTTTGGCACAGAGCTTGCAGAAATCATGGGCCTTCTCTACTGCAATTCAATTGATAAAGAATGTAAAGAAGCAATTGGACTATTGAAGTATCATGAGTTCAAACTGGAAACGAATGAGGCAAATTGGAGGAGCTGTGTAGCAAAAGCTGCTGGGCTATTAAGAGCTAAACTTGGGCGAAAGAGTGTGGCTGAGAAAGATGAAATAGAAAGATTGGAGGAGCTTCCATTTCCACGAAACAAATCTTTTGTTGGTAGAGAGAAGGAGATCATGGAGATTGAAACTGCCTTATTTGGATGTGGGGATACTCTTGAACATAAGTACTCAATTCCAATAGTACAAGGAGAAGCCCATGAGCAATCCGGGGACCTTGGAAATGATGAAAGTGAGACAGCCATCACCCAAGGGGAGAGATATATTAATTTGGAGTTCGGAGGTAAGTGCAAAGAACCAGCATTAGAGGCCTGGGTGGAACCAGTTATTGGAAGGAATTCCTGGAAGAGGTCAAAACACAAGAAATCAAAAAGTGGGAATTACAAGTGCCTGGGTTGCAGCAGTGTTTTTTGCATAAATGGCGTTGCAGGCATTGGAAAGACAGAGCTTGCACTTGAATTTGCTTACAGGTATTCTCAGAGATATAAAATGATTTTGTGGGTTGGTGGCGAAGCTCGATATCTCAGGCAGAACATACTAAATCTCTCACTTAATCTGGGGTTGGATGTGAGCGCTGATGGTGAAAAGGAACGAGAGAGAATTAGAAGCTTTGAAGAGCAAGAATTTGAAGCATTCAAAAGAGTCAAAAGGGAGCTGTTCCGAGACGTGCCATATCTACTTATTATTGACAATCTTGAGACAGAAACAGAATGGTGGGAAGGGAAGGACCTGTATGATTTGATTCCAAGGAACACTGGAGGGTCACACGTGATTATCACAAGCAGACTACCCAAGGTGATGAATTTTGACATGATGCAGCTTCCACCATTGCCATTGGCAGATGCAATGATCTTAATGAGAGGGCGAAGGAAAAAGGACTACCAACGCGATGAGCTAGAATTTCTTCAGAAATTTGATGAGAAATTGGGAAGGTTGAGCTTTGGTTTATGGGTGATTGGATCACTTCTTTCAGAGTTTTCAATTTCTCCATCAGAACTCTTCGAAGCAGTTAATCAAGTTCCACCTGAAGATGGTTCTGCATGCTCCTATATGAGCATAAATGATGAACAATACTGTAAAAACAATCCTTTCCTAATGAAGCTTCTAAATTTTTGTCTCAATGTTCTGCAGCAAAGCAATGGGACAAAGAACGTTCTTGCCTCCAGAATGCTTCTCGTTGGTGCTTGGTTTGCTCCAGCACCCATTTCAGTAACTTTGCTGGCAACAGCAGCTAAGGATATGCCTACTATTGGAAATAGATTTAAAAAATGGACCAAATGTCTAAGCCTTCCATTTGCCTGCTGCTCTGGTTGTGGATTAGCGCCCCAAAGTGAAGAAGATTCTGCCATTCTTCTTGTTAAACTAGGACTAGCACGGAAAGCTAACAGGCATCCTGCTTGCTGGATTCAGTTCCACCCCATAACTCAAGTGTTTGCAAGAAGAAAAGAAGGTTTATCAGCTGCCAAGGCCACTGTGCAAGGAGTAAGGAAAATTGGCAACCCGATGATCAACTCTGATCATTTATGGGCATCTGCATTCCTTGTCTTTGGATTCAAATCTGAACCCCCACTTGTCCAGTTGAAGGCAATTGATATTGTTTTGTACATAAAAAAGACAGCACTCCCACTAGCAATTAGAGCCTTCACAACCTTCTCAAGGTGTAATTCAGCACTGGAGCTTCTGAAAGTGTGCACTAATGTGCTTGAAGAAGTAGAGAAGACATTTGTGTCACAAATACAAGACAGGTGCCATGATTCACTTTGTTGGACGAAGACAATACAAGGACATCAAAGAGTGGATGAATATGTGTGGCACGATGTAACTTTGTTGAAGGCTACTTTACTTGAAACTAGGGCAAAGTTGCTGCTGAGAGGCGGGCACTTTGATAGTGGCGAGAAATTATGTAGGACTTGTACAAGTATCCGGACAGTGATGCTTGGCCACAACAATGCCCAAACCTTGGCTGCGCAAGAAACACTAGCAAAGTTAGTTAGAATGAGAAGCAAAATATGATATTCTCTTATAGCATGGAGAAGCTCAGTTTTGTTAACATTGTAATCATTTTAGGTAGAAGTATAAACATAAGTTTTCTCATCATTCAGTTGTCTTTCCCTTTGCACGTTACCACTTTCAAGTTCAAAAGCataattttttttcctatttatgatactttacaaGATGTTTAATTGTGGATGTCTTGATTCTTTGAACTCTACCAATACCAACCATTCAAAGTAAATGATCATCTACAGGGAATGAAATGGACGAGcaggaaaaattaaggaaaatggtAGTTGAGAATAGTTAATTTCTTTATCTGAATCTGAATGATTAATAATGCAACAGGTCCCATGTAGGATGGAAAGTGCATGGAGGGTGTCTGTTCTAATTCTAACAATGACAGCTCCACAAGGTTCTGAATTTCATATAATTGGATACCATAAATAAAACAACACGTGAGGacaccaaaactcaaattcaaaCATTATAGAGAAAAATTACATTTGCTGAGTTGAATCAAGAAAAAAGAAATAGAATTTGAGATCAACACAATCCACTAGATTCATCCCAAGAATCTCACACACTTGTACACACAAAAGAAGACTATCAGAAAAATTCACACCTCAGTAGATTGTTGAATATATTCTCTGTCTAAGAACAAAACTAACTTGCAGGTTCATCCAACGAAAACACACACTTGAAAAGTTCATGAAAGAATCAAACAATGGCACAATTTTAAAAGTAGGTTAGTCCGATATAGTAAATTCAACTCGATCGGATACAGGTACAGCTCCATATCCAGCTCCAGAAGCTGAACTGATCAAAGATCTTGATGCAGCCTCTCGTTCATCAAGAAATAGCCCATCTGCGTTCTTCAAAACGGCGTGAACACCACATATCAAAATCCCTATCACAATACCTAACACCAAACTCCAAAAGCCACCGCTCAACCAAATAGCCAAAATTGAGACCAAAACCAAACCTACTAAAACCAGACGATCACTCACTTGATAGCCCCAAAAGACCAGTGGATCTTCTCTGAAAAAGTAGATTAGCAACCAGAGTGCGAAAACGAGGGCAAATAGGATCAGTGCATATGGGGACCCCGTCAGAGACAACGCACCGGAGACGGAGACGACGATAGCGTAGTTGATGCGAAAATAGCGGAGGTTAATGCGGAGGCGGCTCAGGCCGGAGGCGAAGGAGTCGGGGCGGTTGAAGGTTCCGGATGCGATGAGTTCGGGCCACGGGCGAAGGCGGGAGACGAAGGCAGTGAGGTTATGAAGTGACCGAGATATGACATCGGCGGGGGAGATGGGGATGGTAGTATAGATGGTTGGGGCGGCGGGGGTAGCGGTGGGTGCCGACGGTTGCGTCATTTTTTCTTTTGACTTTTTCTTTGGAAGTTTGACCCGTTTGACCACAACTAACCCTTCAATTCTTGAGCTTAATTGATCAAGCTATCGAGGGAGGAAAAGGACGTGGCAAGCGTACGTGTAAGCCATGCATTGGACTTTGTGGGTCCCATTTAATACGGGGTCTGACCGTCGGAACCTCAACTAACCGCCAATAATACCTGAATTTTTGGAGGGTGTAAAAAAATAATCAGAGTatactttttaaaaaatatattacataTATTATTGTTTGTGTATATTTTCGTAATTTGAAATTGTTTGAGAgtcaaatatttaaacttaaatttcaataaaatttaaaataaatataaacttttaaaataaagatttaaaataatGATTTAATTATAACACTGcaaattcaaatttattttaaaaaactttaaatttaagatataatatttagatttttttttttcgctTCTACTTTTTCAATGCATGTTTTGCTTTATGTGATTTGTATGAGAGCAATGAAGTGTCTTTTGGTGGTTTAAAGCTATATAACAACTAAATACTACCTTGGAAGTTTTTTGCAGCATTCTTCCAGCTTTCATTTGCAGACATATGACTGTggcttcttcttcttattcttcttcttcttcttcttcttcttcttcttttttatatTCTAGTGACAACTCAAATCATATCCAGGGACATTGGATTCAGTTCTTTTGTGTTATCATATTTCTTATATATTCACTTAAAAATTATCTTTTATATTTTGAAGCAATTAATAGTATATAGGATAATTGAAGTTTGATTGTACTACTTAATTACAATCATTACTCATGTGCCTAATTTGTGAATGAGACAGTTGTAATTTTGTGAATTGCATAATCTTTTGGTGAGTTCTTTAACTTTCATGTCTTTTTTCACCAAAAGGGGTGAGAGGGGGAAAGGAAAGAAATGAAACAGACTCAGATTATATCATGGTTATCTTTTAATGATCATGTCCTGAAGCTTCATTTTATCACTAAGATTCAAAAAATAAACAATGTTCTGCTTCATTTCACCAGTTTGTCTCTCATTGTCAGAGTTATTGCTCTTCTGAGTTAATATCTGTTTGCATGAAGGTTTTCACCAATCTTGAATTTCTCTATAAATTCTTAATTAAGAATTCATTCTCTTTTCTACGAAGCGATGGCTCTTGCTTATGTCTATGAGGTTCCAAAATTTCTTATAGATTCCAAGTTTCTGGTCAAATGTTACAGTGATAACAAGGAGATGCTGAAATTTGCCGGAATGTCTACTGAACATTTCTTTGGCTACATATATGCTCTGGACTGGAGAGAATCATAGAAACAGAATATGATTTCTTTCCGGAGAACCGGGACTTGTAGAAATAACAaattatttttgaagatttccGCTCGAAGAATAAGCTGTCTTATGGGAAACTTGGAAGAATAAAATTGATAATTCTTGGGTCTGGTAAGCTTTATAATGGACTACATGAGAAAGTCATCATGAACGGTTTAAAATGGAATTCATCTTGGATAGACCTATTTCCAAGGATCAATGAAGGTACTCGAGATTACATAATAGCAGTTGAAGTGGACGCTAACAGCTTATGTAAACGGATAGAGCCTCTAGAAAATTATGTGCAAGGGAAAGGATCCAAATTCCCATCTCCAGTCATCAGTTTTATCACAGATGGGAACTCAAACATTAAGTAAAAATAGGGCTTCTTTTGAGCCTTGGCCAGCACAAATGGGAAATACTTGAAACTTTAAAATCAAAGAATCACATGGAAGAGATGAGAGAAGCCTTGATATAAATGATCCAACAGTGAAGGTAATTGCAAATCCTTAAATGTCTGACTACTTAGAAAACGAATGAATAAACTGAGGTAAGTGTTCGTAAGGAGAGTGAGATGAACTTATTCGGATTAGGAcaatcattattaattaattagcttttcacTTTTGACCACGCCCAAATGGTGCGTCATTTAGGAGGGAATGACCAAAAATAAGACTTTAACTCAATTATTAAAGTTAATCTGTCAATTTAAATGACTAATATTTAAAATTGgcctgaaaaaaaattttaagtgtCTAATCTGATTTGATCCAATCCCTTAAAATATAACATTCACCTAATAAACTTAAGTCGGAGCCTtctacttgaaaaaaaaaaaaaaaaaaaaaaaaaaaaaaaaaaaaaagataagtaAAACCTTGAGTCAAATTAACAGTTTAAAATGAATAGTTAAAGATATCGTGGACTAAAACTGTTTATGGATTTATAGAACAAAAGTGCTCCTTTATCCGAAGACATTCTGGAAGAGCCACTTCTCCTCATATTCAAAATGCTGAACTTGGAAGACTATAATTACAAAATAATGATGAATTTACATATTACATCATATATGGTACTCTCCAAAGCATTCCCCACCACTCTTACGGAATCTACACAAACTTGGTACACCAGCGTAGAACCAGCATCGGTGCACTCATTCACGCAACTAGCCCAGCTTTATAGGTATTGTCCCACCAAAGCATGCAACCTCCTTTTTATAAACCATCAACCAAGAAAAGAATGAGTCTCTGAGAGAATTCGTTGCTGGATTCAATCAAAAGGCTTTGAAGCTTTTTGGTCTAGATCACAAACGAATTGTCGAGGCAGTGAACAACGGAACTTTGAACCGGCCTTTTTTCAACTCATTGTGGAAAATATGCTAACCATGCTGACAAATCTGATGCAATTGGCTGACAAATATATCAGGCAAGATGATACTTATCATATATCTAAACCGCCATTCGACTCAAAACCAATTTGTAATTGGACAAGTGGTTAAGTCAGACACAACTCATAATTTGAATAGATCCACTTAATGTTATTTATAAGTGATATAGTCTATTCCAAAATTCGGACTCCGGAGGTTTGGATTTGCCTAAGTCCAAGACCGGTTTGATGTGGATCGAACGTTGCTGTAAGTGGACATGAAATATAGAGATCTACAAGCTCTTAAGCTCAGCCCAGAGATCTCAGATCTTGAGAAGATCAATCAAATCGTCTTACTAAGATCATATGAATTCTTAACAAGTTGGTAATTAGGATATCGACGCTACGAAATAGAGATCAAAATGGCGTGGACACGATAAGAGTCATTGAGTATGATAGCGTGATTCTAGCCAGGAATCACACTAATTATATTATTCTGTAACGTACGCATGTACGAGAGCTCAGGATTGGCTAATAGGATCTCGAAAATCATGTTAGAATATCGTTTATCACTATATAAATAAGCCCCTAACGTCTACTCTCAGACAATTTTTACATtctctaaaaaaaattatttcattgaTTTTCTTCAAATACCATCATTGACTTGAGTATTAGAGTGACTATCAAATGGCAGTCCATTTTCAAATATTTAGTATTAGACAGCCCAAGATCCATAAAGATGACAAACGAAAGTAAATTTGGACTTAAGAAAATTGAGTTTGAATTATAATCattaaagtattttttttttaatcattttaagtTGCAGTTGATTCATTTAAAAATCTCTATTAAAATGAATTTCaagtcaaatttaaaaaaaaaattgtgaattatttttttaattaattcaaacgAGTCAATTTCAGATCTAGtcataaaattcttaattaattgtttttaattgtgTAAATTATTCGTgttcaaataattttattttatatgaattaaaataaattatgtgtAACTTTGATCAAAATTTGCACTCTAATTCCACATGAGATGGGCGCAAATTTGACATTTAACCTAATAAGATGACCAAAAATGACGACAAAATGGAAGATGAGGGAGACAAATATGAGTAGGCAATGTTTGGCGGTGGCAAAGTAATTAGGAGAAAAAAGGCGTTATTAACGTTTTTAAAACTCCAGAAGGATTAGTCAGTGTCATCATAAAATCTAACAGATTCTTCTTGGAcaccaattatttatttatatatatataattattatttttctaacTTTTTAAAGGACTACAGTAAAGTGATTAGGAGGATGACAAGGACAAATAATAATGGCTCACACACGCTAAcccaaattcttttttttttaataggttATGATTGAGCTCATTTTCTTTCATAGTAAAAAAAAATACCgtaaatttgaataaatttaataattattaaattaaatatttatatttatatttaaatattttttaaatataatttaattaattttataagtcTAATTGTTATAAAGTTCATTCTCACATGTGAGAATAGTAAAAGAAGAAAGAGTGTTGCTTAAGTGCCCACCTTTCACCATGCAAAAATGCGCATTCCTACGTTCCATATCCCAACCCTCACGTTCCCTCAAAATTTAGGTAGAAGGATATTTgaatttcttccatttttttaataaaaaaaatgtaaaatatataaaaaaaattatattggaaaattgaaaattagataaaatattaattggaaaaaatatatttagaaagtTACAAAACTGAgagaattgaaattttataaaaatataattattaagtaaatattatataatttatttttttaatttaataattatatatatatatatataactctttATTCCATGTGATATGCGGACATAAAAATCACaactttattatataatttttcctgTTTTAGTTTTTATCCGATTAAAGATTTAAGAAGGGAAATGGAATTCGACTCTTAAGGGTCTACATTCTAGATTGATTTAAAATTGCAAGCCAATGAatgatttcaaatttaaatttaaccaattcaattttaatgcaaaccaaattTTGAATCGGCCCAAGACAGCGTCTGAAGCTAGATATTGCCAACACAGAGCCCATCATCTTTTGTAGTTTAGTGCTCTTTGACCACACGCGCTCTCTGTCTCTCGCGTCGTCAAGTTCGTACTCTTTCTTCCATTAACAGTACGCACTTTCATACACCATAACGGCTATATTTCATGGTCTCTCAACCGATGCCTATGGCTTCTTGCTTCGAATTGTAAGTACcaaagcaaagaaaaagaaaaggccgacgAGAATGACCAAAATCTACAGTGACTGTCATGTGATATTTTTTTTCGCTCTCTTTTTACCCTCTTCCTTTAAAAGGGTCCTACCATCTTTATGCAATTGTTCTTGTCTTACCCCACatcaaattt harbors:
- the LOC110666641 gene encoding uncharacterized protein LOC110666641, producing MAMDEEASLSSQLPQEPPNGLTIKISTSCSKTGKGISTLLASSNSDLPSPNLKNSIESSPLNSPSLVSPPSSAFVSALQSPYISPRAITPKPTPPENPTPVTYPSPQVSSYRGSQSDDIPSSSYTLPSDQYEYSDDPADAKLKYVTCVPVPDPAPPRISFSFPVPRISFKGSVSPASNAKLRSCDVYIGFHGQNPNLIRFCKWLKSELELQGIACFVADRSKYSDQNHEIADRVISSVAYGIVVVTNSSFLNHLSLEEIRFFAQKKNLIPIFFGTELAEIMGLLYCNSIDKECKEAIGLLKYHEFKLETNEANWRSCVAKAAGLLRAKLGRKSVAEKDEIERLEELPFPRNKSFVGREKEIMEIETALFGCGDTLEHKYSIPIVQGEAHEQSGDLGNDESETAITQGERYINLEFGGKCKEPALEAWVEPVIGRNSWKRSKHKKSKSGNYKCLGCSSVFCINGVAGIGKTELALEFAYRYSQRYKMILWVGGEARYLRQNILNLSLNLGLDVSADGEKERERIRSFEEQEFEAFKRVKRELFRDVPYLLIIDNLETETEWWEGKDLYDLIPRNTGGSHVIITSRLPKVMNFDMMQLPPLPLADAMILMRGRRKKDYQRDELEFLQKFDEKLGRLSFGLWVIGSLLSEFSISPSELFEAVNQVPPEDGSACSYMSINDEQYCKNNPFLMKLLNFCLNVLQQSNGTKNVLASRMLLVGAWFAPAPISVTLLATAAKDMPTIGNRFKKWTKCLSLPFACCSGCGLAPQSEEDSAILLVKLGLARKANRHPACWIQFHPITQVFARRKEGLSAAKATVQGVRKIGNPMINSDHLWASAFLVFGFKSEPPLVQLKAIDIVLYIKKTALPLAIRAFTTFSRCNSALELLKVCTNVLEEVEKTFVSQIQDRCHDSLCWTKTIQGHQRVDEYVWHDVTLLKATLLETRAKLLLRGGHFDSGEKLCRTCTSIRTVMLGHNNAQTLAAQETLAKLVRMRSKI
- the LOC110666642 gene encoding PRA1 family protein G2, with translation MTQPSAPTATPAAPTIYTTIPISPADVISRSLHNLTAFVSRLRPWPELIASGTFNRPDSFASGLSRLRINLRYFRINYAIVVSVSGALSLTGSPYALILFALVFALWLLIYFFREDPLVFWGYQVSDRLVLVGLVLVSILAIWLSGGFWSLVLGIVIGILICGVHAVLKNADGLFLDEREAASRSLISSASGAGYGAVPVSDRVEFTISD